The following proteins are encoded in a genomic region of Solea senegalensis isolate Sse05_10M linkage group LG5, IFAPA_SoseM_1, whole genome shotgun sequence:
- the areg gene encoding proheparin-binding EGF-like growth factor → MNALVLTCLLCSVVCSAVGVQASETTYSSELARVTGGPASGEGLHSLLSDDDELEIDEELSGGDSENFSNYELRPSKDEKKKKRSKDKRRNKHRSKTTTSVNPEHTVFTSGHTPTFGSTQDPCTSTHLDFCIHGYCKHIEGLLEPVCICMKGYDGERCGIQTLETIKNKSTPSTDTELVQMVLVIIAVVLSVISCTAILLMTCAHYRSHKNYLASYLGTGAEQEKLQKPAADVVV, encoded by the exons TTGTCTGCAGTGCTGTCGGTGTTCAGGCATCTGAGACCACATACTCCAGTGAATTAGCCAGAGTGACGGGGGGTCCGGCCTCCGGGGAGGGCCTCCACAGTTTGCTGAGCGACGATGATGAGCTGGAGATAGATGAAGAATTGTCAGGAGGGGACAGTGAAAATTTCAGCAATTATG AGCTACGTCCCAGTaaagatgagaagaagaaaaagaggagcaaagacaagaggaggaaCAAGCACAGGAGCAAAACTACGACCTCTGTCAACCCCGAACACACCGTCTTCACAAGTGGACACACGCCGACTTTCGGCTCCACGCAGGATCCCTGCACCTCCACCCACCTGGACTTCTGTATTCATGGCTACTGCAAACACATAGAGGGTCTGCTGGagcctgtgtgcat ATGTATGAAGGGTTACGATGGGGAGCGCTGTGGGATCCAAACTCTGGAGACGATTAAAAACAAGTCCACTCCGAGCACTGACACTGAGTTGGTGCAGATGGTCTTGGTCATCATTGCCGTGGTCCTGTCAGTCATCAGCTGCACCGCCATCCTGCTCATGACTTGTGCACA ttacagGTCACATAAGAACTACCTGGCATCCTACCTGGGAACTGGAGCGGAGCAGGAGAAGCTACAGAAACCTGCTGCTGATGTCGTTGTGTGA